One window from the genome of Spirosoma rhododendri encodes:
- a CDS encoding gliding motility-associated C-terminal domain-containing protein — translation MLLSASTEAGYRYQWLPVGIAGGSRLTVREGGTYRVQVTDATGCSALSGWITVQRKARPTVQLDSIPPFCQPGGGPVTLRGTPTDGTYAGAGVAGNQFNPGAAGLGRHRVSYTIQSGNGCPAEAVRWIGVSDGLQLKLPPRYPLARGGRVQLEPTPNYPIARASWSPPTGLDNPTTETPWAAPDQTTTYRLQAIDVAGCPASGETTVEVVERIYIPDAFSPNGDGVNDVWDVRNVAAFTDCEVAVYNRWGEVVFRSTGYATSWNGTYQQQVVEPGVYTYQIRLISPLPAVYKGSITVLK, via the coding sequence GTGCTGTTATCCGCCAGTACCGAAGCCGGGTACCGCTACCAATGGTTGCCGGTCGGTATAGCGGGTGGGTCACGGCTGACCGTTCGAGAGGGCGGCACGTACCGGGTGCAGGTTACCGACGCAACGGGCTGTTCCGCGCTGTCCGGCTGGATCACCGTGCAGCGAAAAGCCCGACCCACCGTTCAGCTCGACTCCATTCCGCCCTTTTGCCAGCCGGGTGGTGGCCCCGTCACGCTGCGCGGCACCCCGACCGACGGTACCTATGCCGGGGCGGGCGTAGCGGGAAATCAGTTTAACCCCGGCGCGGCCGGACTGGGTCGGCACCGGGTGAGCTATACCATTCAATCGGGGAACGGATGCCCGGCTGAAGCGGTGCGCTGGATCGGGGTTTCGGATGGACTACAGCTCAAACTACCCCCCCGCTACCCGCTGGCGCGTGGTGGACGGGTACAACTGGAGCCCACCCCCAACTATCCGATTGCCAGGGCCAGCTGGTCGCCCCCAACCGGGCTCGATAACCCCACTACCGAAACCCCCTGGGCCGCACCCGATCAGACAACGACCTATCGCCTACAGGCTATCGACGTGGCGGGGTGCCCGGCGTCGGGAGAAACGACGGTAGAAGTCGTCGAACGAATCTATATTCCTGACGCTTTCAGCCCGAACGGTGATGGTGTAAACGACGTCTGGGATGTGCGGAATGTGGCAGCTTTCACCGACTGTGAGGTGGCCGTGTATAACCGCTGGGGCGAAGTGGTGTTTCGGTCGACGGGCTACGCAACTTCCTGGAACGGAACCTACCAGCAGCAGGTTGTGGAGCCGGGCGTGTATACTTACCAGATTCGGTTAATTTCGCCCCTCCCGGCCGTGTATAAAGGCTCTATCACCGTGCTGAAATAA
- a CDS encoding efflux RND transporter periplasmic adaptor subunit, producing the protein MFVNYIVKAIRPIGALLLGLSLLAACQSGEKSSADVEMAQSAPKEAEPKPGDPVRVSLTQAQYTVGAIQLGQPTERMMSTRLKVNGVLDVPAQNQVSVSVPFGGYIRSIDLEPGMRIRKGQTLVVLENPEYIQLQQDYLDTKARLEYADLDFARQQELSRDNVNALKVFQQTRANRQSLQAQLAGMTQRLALLHINPATLTPATLTRTVRVPAPVSGFVTDIPVNNGRYLNPADVLVQISDLSHPHVRLSVFEKDISSIRLGQLVQFTLGGNPARHRGEVFLIGKSIAPDRTVSVLVHPDGPPEQYIPGSYISAQVDVKNRPLPTLPEAAIVSFGGKNYVYVLESKANGAYEFQQVTVTTGVRENGYVAVTLPGTVDVAKTPIVVNGAYNLLAKLNNSEEE; encoded by the coding sequence ATGTTTGTTAATTATATAGTAAAAGCAATTCGTCCGATAGGCGCGTTGCTGCTTGGACTAAGTCTGCTTGCCGCCTGCCAGTCGGGCGAAAAAAGCAGTGCTGACGTTGAGATGGCGCAGTCTGCTCCCAAAGAAGCCGAGCCCAAGCCCGGCGACCCCGTGCGGGTGTCGCTGACGCAGGCGCAGTATACTGTCGGCGCTATTCAACTGGGCCAGCCAACCGAACGGATGATGAGCACCCGCCTGAAAGTCAACGGTGTGCTTGACGTGCCGGCGCAGAATCAGGTGTCGGTATCGGTGCCGTTTGGTGGTTATATCCGCAGCATCGATCTGGAGCCGGGTATGCGGATTCGGAAGGGGCAGACACTCGTTGTGCTCGAAAATCCGGAGTACATCCAGCTGCAACAGGACTACCTCGATACGAAAGCCCGACTCGAATACGCCGATCTGGATTTTGCCCGGCAGCAGGAGCTGAGCCGCGACAACGTCAACGCGCTGAAAGTGTTCCAGCAGACCCGCGCCAACCGGCAGAGCCTACAGGCGCAGCTTGCCGGGATGACCCAACGGCTGGCCCTGCTGCACATCAACCCGGCCACGCTGACCCCCGCGACGCTGACCCGTACGGTTCGGGTACCCGCGCCGGTGTCGGGCTTCGTGACCGACATTCCCGTCAACAATGGTCGGTACCTGAACCCCGCCGACGTACTCGTGCAGATTTCGGATTTGAGTCACCCACATGTCCGGCTGAGTGTGTTCGAGAAAGATATCAGCAGTATTCGGCTGGGGCAGCTTGTTCAGTTCACGTTGGGTGGCAATCCGGCGAGGCACCGGGGCGAGGTATTCCTGATCGGTAAGTCAATCGCCCCCGACCGGACAGTCTCGGTGCTTGTTCACCCCGATGGGCCACCGGAGCAGTACATTCCCGGCAGCTATATTTCGGCGCAGGTCGACGTGAAAAACCGGCCGCTGCCCACTCTGCCCGAAGCCGCCATCGTCAGCTTTGGTGGTAAAAACTACGTGTATGTGCTGGAAAGCAAGGCCAATGGAGCGTATGAATTTCAGCAGGTAACCGTGACGACCGGGGTGCGGGAAAATGGCTACGTGGCCGTAACGTTGCCCGGTACTGTTGACGTCGCCAAAACGCCAATCGTCGTAAACGGGGCTTACAACCTGCTGGCTAAACTGAACAATAGCGAAGAGGAGTAG
- a CDS encoding CusA/CzcA family heavy metal efflux RND transporter — MNAIIRFSIQNKLIIGLLIVALIGWGGWSATQLPIDAVPDITNNQVQVITSSPSLAAEDIERLVTFPIEVGMSNIPGLIELRSFSRFGLSIVTIVFSDATDVYWARQQIAERLQTVMTQIPAGVGTPTMAPVTTGLGEIFQYTVSPAKGYEHKYSLTELRSIQDWVIRRGLLGTPGVADVSGFGGLLKQYEIAVDPDRLRSMGLTITALFTALQQNNQNTGGAYIDKKPNAYFIRSDGLIGSPDDIANIVVQLNDQSLPVRIRDVAQVRIGSAVRYGAVTRNGQGETVGAVVMMIKGGNSSEVIKRVKTKIAEIQQTLPEGVRIIPFLDRTKMVDSAIGTVERNLTEGALIVIFVLILLLGNWRAGVVVASVIPLALLFALGMMNLFGVSGNLMSLGAIDFGLIVDGAVIIVEATLHHIVLRNKDQTLSQQEMDEEVFGAASRIRSSAAFGEIIILIVYLPILALSGIEGKMFRPMALTVAFAILGAFILSLTYVPMVSALLLSKKVVHKETFSSRLIARIQRVYEPALLWSLRHKAIVLGSAVGLLIVAGLVFSRMGGEFIPQLDEGDFAVDTRTLTGSSLSETVDATVKAQQILLKQFPEVEQVVAKIGSGEIPTDPMPIEAADEMVILKPKDQWTSATTRDELAGKMAEALSVIPGVTFGFQQPVQMRFNELMTGARQDVALKIYGEDLVTLEQLANRVGAIARRIDGAKDLYIEQVVGLPQIIVRLDRAQLARYGLNVSDVNRTINTAFAGQSAGLVFEGEKRYDLVVRLAEDKRADIEDVRNLYIALPAGMGHAGQQIPLSQIAQVRMEQAPNQIQRDNTHRRITLGFNVRGRDVESLVAELQQKVSQRVKLPAGYYVTYGGQFQNLVDAKKRLSIAVPIALALIFTLLFFTFRSVRQSLLIFMAIPMAASGGVFALLLRGMPFSISAGVGFIALFGVAVLNGIVLIAEFNRLRHEEGITDMIEIIRQGAETRLRPVVMTALVASFGFIPMAVSNSAGAEVQKPLATVVIGGLLTATLLTLIILPVLYALLEKGAVDREAKQNLPKSTKPASTLAMIVGALLISTLRGQAQSLPTVTIDQALQLATSQNAQLQLSGLGVTQQQALRRTAYDAGRLSVVAQLGQYNSRRFDNNLTVTQVIPNPTLMRRLANLNDRAVAARQAETLVTRNDVVYQVRSNYYELVYLHQKTRLFRQQDTVLTEFVRAANLRFKTGETGSLEKATAESQQADQRVRLAQNEATATATRSRLQTLLYRAEPVDITEQPLPKLPLLVPTDSVSIAQNPLLRQLDAQIRVAQQTRSVEEARRKPDFLVGVFSQTLIGNQLIGGQELYFGPGYRFWGGQLGLTVPLLTGASKARIESARVGEDLAQKQLQSQQFALRQQVSQAVEQFRQYRDALTYYEQTGLSQAQLIQTNARRSFSSGDIGYVEFSLAIQQALTIRMNYLDLLNQYNQSVLYINYLAGNAQ; from the coding sequence ATGAATGCAATCATTCGATTTTCAATACAGAACAAACTCATCATCGGCCTGCTGATCGTTGCGCTGATCGGCTGGGGAGGCTGGTCGGCGACACAGTTGCCGATTGACGCCGTGCCCGACATTACCAACAATCAGGTGCAGGTCATCACGAGTAGCCCGTCGCTGGCTGCCGAGGATATCGAGCGGCTCGTTACGTTCCCGATCGAAGTGGGGATGTCGAACATCCCCGGCCTGATCGAACTCCGCTCGTTTTCGCGCTTCGGCCTGTCGATCGTGACCATCGTTTTTTCCGACGCAACCGACGTCTACTGGGCGCGACAGCAGATTGCTGAACGCCTGCAAACCGTTATGACGCAGATTCCGGCCGGGGTCGGTACGCCCACGATGGCCCCCGTAACAACGGGGCTGGGGGAGATTTTTCAATACACCGTGTCGCCCGCTAAAGGCTACGAACACAAGTATTCGCTGACTGAACTGCGCTCGATTCAGGACTGGGTGATCCGGCGGGGGCTGCTGGGAACACCCGGCGTAGCCGACGTCAGTGGGTTTGGCGGCTTGCTCAAACAGTACGAAATCGCCGTCGATCCCGACCGGCTGCGGAGTATGGGGCTGACTATTACGGCCCTGTTTACGGCCCTGCAACAGAACAACCAGAACACCGGTGGCGCGTACATCGACAAGAAACCAAACGCCTACTTCATCCGCTCCGATGGCCTGATCGGCTCGCCTGATGACATTGCCAATATCGTCGTGCAGCTCAACGACCAGAGTCTGCCGGTACGTATCCGCGACGTGGCGCAGGTGCGCATCGGTTCGGCGGTACGGTACGGGGCTGTAACGCGTAACGGACAGGGCGAAACCGTCGGGGCGGTGGTCATGATGATCAAGGGCGGTAACTCGTCGGAAGTTATCAAACGGGTGAAAACCAAGATTGCCGAGATTCAGCAAACGCTGCCCGAAGGGGTTCGGATTATCCCCTTCCTGGACCGGACGAAGATGGTCGACAGCGCGATCGGTACCGTAGAACGCAACCTGACGGAGGGCGCCCTGATCGTCATATTCGTGCTGATACTGTTGCTGGGCAACTGGCGGGCGGGCGTGGTGGTCGCGTCGGTGATTCCGCTGGCACTGCTGTTTGCCCTGGGCATGATGAACCTGTTCGGCGTGTCGGGCAACCTGATGAGCCTAGGGGCTATCGACTTCGGCCTGATCGTCGATGGCGCGGTGATTATTGTCGAGGCTACGCTGCACCACATCGTTCTACGTAATAAAGACCAGACGCTTTCGCAGCAGGAAATGGACGAGGAAGTGTTTGGCGCGGCCAGTCGGATTCGTTCGTCGGCGGCTTTCGGCGAGATTATTATCCTGATCGTTTACCTGCCGATTCTGGCCCTGTCGGGGATCGAAGGCAAGATGTTTCGGCCCATGGCGTTGACGGTAGCCTTCGCCATTCTGGGCGCGTTTATCCTGTCGCTGACCTACGTGCCGATGGTGTCGGCGCTGCTGCTGAGCAAGAAAGTCGTCCACAAGGAAACGTTCTCCAGCCGACTCATTGCCCGCATTCAGCGCGTCTACGAACCGGCGCTGCTGTGGTCGCTGCGCCACAAAGCCATTGTTCTGGGCAGCGCAGTTGGTCTGTTGATCGTGGCGGGGCTGGTATTCAGTCGGATGGGGGGTGAATTCATTCCGCAGCTCGACGAGGGGGATTTCGCCGTCGACACACGGACGCTGACGGGTAGCTCGCTGTCCGAAACCGTCGACGCGACTGTCAAAGCGCAGCAGATTTTGCTAAAGCAGTTTCCGGAGGTCGAGCAGGTCGTGGCCAAGATCGGGTCAGGTGAAATTCCGACTGACCCGATGCCCATCGAAGCGGCCGACGAAATGGTGATTCTCAAGCCCAAAGATCAGTGGACGTCGGCCACCACCCGCGACGAACTGGCGGGAAAAATGGCCGAAGCGCTTTCCGTGATTCCGGGCGTTACGTTCGGCTTTCAGCAGCCGGTGCAGATGCGGTTCAACGAGTTGATGACCGGGGCGCGCCAGGACGTCGCCCTGAAAATTTACGGGGAAGACCTGGTCACGCTGGAGCAACTGGCCAACCGGGTAGGCGCGATCGCCCGGCGCATCGATGGTGCAAAAGACCTGTACATTGAACAGGTGGTCGGGCTGCCGCAGATCATTGTACGGCTCGACCGGGCGCAACTCGCCCGCTACGGCCTGAACGTGTCGGACGTCAACCGAACGATCAACACGGCTTTCGCGGGACAGTCGGCGGGGCTCGTGTTTGAGGGCGAAAAGCGGTATGATCTCGTCGTTCGGCTGGCCGAAGACAAACGCGCCGATATCGAAGACGTGCGGAATCTGTACATCGCCCTGCCCGCGGGAATGGGTCATGCCGGTCAGCAGATTCCGCTTTCGCAGATCGCGCAGGTGCGGATGGAACAGGCCCCCAACCAGATTCAGCGCGACAATACGCACCGGCGGATTACGCTGGGCTTTAACGTACGTGGCCGCGATGTGGAGAGCCTCGTTGCTGAGTTACAGCAGAAGGTAAGCCAGCGGGTTAAGCTACCGGCGGGTTATTACGTTACCTACGGCGGTCAGTTTCAAAACCTGGTCGATGCCAAAAAGCGGCTGAGTATCGCCGTTCCGATCGCGCTGGCGCTGATTTTCACGCTGTTGTTTTTCACCTTCCGGTCGGTTCGGCAGAGCCTGCTGATCTTCATGGCGATACCCATGGCGGCCAGCGGTGGGGTGTTTGCCCTGCTGCTGCGCGGCATGCCGTTCAGTATTTCGGCGGGCGTCGGCTTCATCGCGCTGTTTGGCGTGGCTGTGCTGAATGGCATCGTGCTGATTGCGGAGTTTAACCGGCTACGGCACGAAGAAGGCATAACCGACATGATCGAGATTATCCGGCAGGGGGCGGAAACCCGGCTGCGCCCGGTTGTTATGACCGCGCTGGTGGCGTCGTTCGGCTTTATTCCGATGGCCGTATCGAACTCGGCGGGGGCTGAAGTGCAGAAGCCGCTAGCGACGGTTGTGATCGGTGGGTTGCTCACGGCAACGCTGCTGACGCTGATTATTCTGCCGGTGCTGTACGCGCTGTTAGAAAAAGGCGCTGTCGACCGGGAAGCGAAGCAGAACCTGCCAAAATCAACGAAACCGGCGTCGACGCTGGCTATGATTGTTGGTGCCCTACTAATCAGTACGTTACGCGGGCAGGCGCAGTCGTTGCCAACGGTGACGATCGATCAGGCCCTGCAACTGGCAACGAGTCAGAACGCGCAGTTGCAACTATCGGGGCTGGGCGTGACTCAGCAACAGGCCCTCCGCCGAACGGCTTACGACGCTGGTCGGCTATCGGTCGTCGCGCAACTGGGGCAGTACAACAGCCGCCGGTTTGACAACAACCTGACCGTAACGCAGGTCATCCCGAACCCCACGCTTATGCGCCGACTGGCTAACCTGAACGATCGGGCGGTAGCTGCCCGGCAGGCCGAAACGCTCGTCACGCGCAACGACGTGGTGTATCAGGTCCGATCGAACTATTACGAGCTGGTGTATCTGCATCAGAAAACGCGGTTGTTTCGGCAGCAGGATACCGTGCTGACGGAATTTGTCAGGGCGGCTAATCTGCGGTTTAAAACGGGCGAGACGGGGAGCCTGGAAAAAGCGACCGCCGAAAGCCAGCAGGCCGATCAGCGGGTCAGGCTGGCGCAGAACGAAGCCACCGCTACGGCTACCCGGAGTCGGCTGCAAACGTTGCTGTACCGCGCCGAGCCCGTCGATATTACCGAGCAGCCATTACCCAAACTGCCCCTGCTGGTCCCGACCGACAGCGTGTCTATCGCACAGAACCCACTGTTGCGGCAGCTCGACGCCCAAATCCGCGTTGCCCAGCAGACCCGGTCGGTCGAGGAAGCCCGGCGCAAACCCGATTTTCTGGTCGGCGTGTTCTCCCAAACCCTGATTGGTAACCAGCTGATTGGCGGGCAGGAGCTGTATTTCGGGCCCGGCTACCGGTTTTGGGGTGGCCAGCTCGGGCTCACCGTGCCGCTACTGACGGGGGCCAGCAAAGCCCGTATCGAGTCGGCGCGGGTGGGGGAGGACCTTGCCCAAAAACAGCTGCAATCGCAGCAGTTTGCCCTGCGTCAGCAGGTGTCGCAGGCAGTCGAACAGTTCCGGCAGTACCGCGACGCGCTGACCTACTACGAGCAAACCGGCCTGAGTCAGGCGCAACTGATTCAGACCAATGCGCGTCGATCATTCAGCAGTGGCGACATCGGTTACGTGGAATTTTCGCTGGCGATCCAGCAGGCGCTCACCATCCGGATGAACTACCTCGACCTGCTCAATCAGTACAACCAATCCGTTCTCTACATCAATTACCTGGCGGGGAATGCCCAGTAA